From Candidatus Defluviilinea gracilis, a single genomic window includes:
- a CDS encoding cobalamin B12-binding domain-containing protein: MNEQKIRVLVAKPGLDGHDRGAKVVARALRDAGMEVIYTGLRQTPEMIAEAALQEDVDVVGLSILSGAHMALAPRIVELLKSNGQDKVKVFIGGIVPDEDMPRLKEMGITGIYGPGASTEDIVKDIREAMK; encoded by the coding sequence ATGAACGAGCAAAAAATTCGTGTTTTGGTTGCCAAACCCGGTCTCGATGGGCATGACCGCGGCGCAAAAGTCGTCGCGCGGGCATTGCGAGACGCCGGCATGGAGGTCATTTATACCGGCTTACGCCAGACTCCGGAAATGATCGCCGAAGCGGCATTGCAAGAAGACGTGGATGTGGTCGGGCTATCCATCCTCTCTGGGGCGCACATGGCGCTCGCGCCGCGCATCGTGGAGTTGCTCAAGTCTAACGGGCAGGACAAGGTGAAAGTTTTTATCGGAGGCATCGTCCCTGACGAAGACATGCCTCGTTTGAAGGAGATGGGCATCACCGGTATTTACGGTCCCGGCGCTTCGACGGAGGATATCGTCAAGGATATCCGCGAGGCGATGAAGTAG
- a CDS encoding restriction endonuclease: MPKLTIQILKREAQKFSQMESSHKEKSLFGVTDGKAVGTYLEHKFKQYLRGKYEFEEGSSASGIDFPGLNVDMKVTSITQPQSSCPFKSARQKIYGLGYSLLVFVYQKADQPKFKTATLDILHTIFVELDRTADFVTTKGLLNILQNDGNQEDLVAFMFDRNLPIDEIEAGKIANEILLNPPKLGFLTISNALQWRLQYSRAIEKAGQEDGVVLVYRAK, from the coding sequence ATGCCTAAACTGACGATCCAAATACTAAAACGAGAAGCTCAAAAGTTTTCGCAAATGGAATCCAGCCACAAGGAGAAAAGTTTGTTTGGGGTGACAGACGGGAAGGCTGTCGGAACGTATCTTGAACATAAATTCAAACAATATTTGAGAGGCAAGTATGAATTTGAAGAGGGCAGTTCCGCGAGCGGGATAGATTTTCCCGGCCTGAATGTGGACATGAAGGTTACAAGCATTACTCAACCTCAATCGTCGTGTCCTTTCAAATCCGCGCGGCAAAAGATATATGGTCTAGGGTATTCGCTTCTTGTCTTTGTCTACCAAAAGGCAGATCAGCCGAAATTCAAGACTGCAACCTTGGACATCCTCCACACCATTTTTGTAGAATTGGATAGAACCGCCGACTTTGTAACCACAAAGGGTCTATTAAATATCCTACAGAACGACGGCAACCAAGAGGATTTGGTTGCTTTTATGTTTGACAGAAACCTGCCCATAGATGAAATTGAAGCGGGCAAAATCGCCAACGAGATTTTACTCAACCCTCCAAAGCTCGGATTTCTAACAATTTCCAATGCCTTACAATGGAGATTGCAATATTCCAGAGCCATTGAAAAGGCCGGTCAAGAAGACGGCGTCGTTTTGGTTTATCGAGCAAAATAA
- a CDS encoding SAM-dependent methyltransferase, producing MVASLEKNKKIEYGDFQTPKELADLVCKKLLEIGIIPNFVIEPTCGLGTFIESAAQIFPHVKKFIGVEVNTEYIEKFTSKIQTFPCPEAVEIREGDFFNFNWNDLLKETKGDVLVLGNFPWVTNATQGSIGGTNLPNKENFQNLSGLDAMTGKSNFDISEFMLIKVSEWFLHRKGYLAMLVKTSVARKFLSHLYKSNKGLASSAIYHIDAMKYFRAAVDACLLYCHFDPSMHNYDYDVFDSLSSQAKHQVGHRQGLTVRDLNAFDELEFLLGASSEKWRSGIKHDCSEIMELTENDGTLLNGLGEVVNVETDFIYPLLKGSDIANNRISETKRSMIVTQRSVGEETKPLKIIAPKLWSYLESHANYLDSRKSKIYQNNPRFSIFGIGSYTFAPWKIAICSLYKNLNFRLIGQAQSKPIVFDDTIYFLSFENHEEAKDVFDFLLSENAQTFLSALIFWDEKRPIKTSILNNLKIPNSRGIVQQEMF from the coding sequence ATGGTCGCCTCACTCGAAAAAAACAAAAAAATCGAATATGGGGATTTTCAGACTCCCAAAGAGCTGGCTGATTTGGTTTGCAAGAAACTGCTGGAGATCGGCATAATTCCAAACTTCGTCATTGAGCCGACGTGCGGCTTAGGAACATTCATCGAATCTGCCGCTCAGATATTCCCACATGTCAAGAAATTTATTGGCGTTGAAGTCAACACAGAATATATCGAGAAATTCACTTCGAAGATACAAACCTTTCCCTGCCCGGAAGCCGTTGAGATCAGGGAAGGCGACTTCTTTAATTTCAACTGGAACGATTTACTCAAAGAAACAAAAGGGGATGTTCTTGTCTTAGGGAACTTCCCCTGGGTTACAAATGCCACTCAAGGCTCAATCGGCGGGACGAACCTCCCTAATAAAGAAAATTTTCAAAACCTGAGCGGCTTGGACGCTATGACTGGTAAAAGCAACTTCGATATTTCCGAATTCATGCTGATCAAAGTTTCCGAATGGTTTTTGCATCGCAAAGGATACCTTGCAATGCTTGTCAAAACGTCGGTTGCCAGAAAATTCCTGAGCCATCTCTACAAATCGAATAAAGGGCTGGCTTCCTCCGCAATCTACCATATTGACGCCATGAAATATTTCAGGGCGGCAGTGGACGCCTGTTTGCTATATTGCCATTTCGATCCATCAATGCACAATTACGACTATGATGTTTTCGATTCTCTATCAAGTCAAGCTAAGCATCAAGTTGGTCATCGCCAAGGATTGACTGTAAGAGATTTGAATGCCTTTGATGAGCTTGAATTTCTGCTTGGCGCTTCCAGCGAAAAATGGCGTTCGGGGATCAAGCATGATTGTTCCGAAATCATGGAACTCACGGAAAATGACGGAACATTACTAAATGGTTTGGGCGAAGTTGTAAATGTTGAGACGGATTTCATTTACCCGCTATTAAAAGGCTCAGATATAGCCAACAATAGGATTTCAGAGACGAAACGATCCATGATTGTGACGCAAAGGTCTGTAGGTGAAGAAACCAAGCCACTTAAAATCATCGCTCCGAAACTATGGTCATACCTTGAATCTCATGCAAACTATTTAGATTCTCGGAAAAGCAAAATTTATCAGAACAATCCTCGTTTTTCAATTTTTGGAATTGGATCATATACTTTTGCTCCATGGAAAATTGCAATTTGTAGCCTGTATAAAAACCTGAATTTTCGGCTTATAGGTCAGGCGCAAAGCAAACCGATTGTTTTCGACGATACAATTTATTTTTTGAGTTTCGAAAATCATGAAGAAGCCAAAGATGTTTTTGATTTTTTACTTTCCGAAAACGCACAAACATTTTTATCCGCTCTAATCTTCTGGGATGAAAAACGCCCAATTAAGACTAGCATCCTGAACAACCTGAAAATTCCGAATTCACGAGGGATTGTTCAGCAAGAGATGTTTTAA
- the meaB gene encoding methylmalonyl Co-A mutase-associated GTPase MeaB: MTNAITLILEGNRLALARLLTQVENDSPEGRAALAELFPHTGKAHLIGVTGAPGTGKSSLVNQLALHYRKTDASRKKVAVIAVDPSSPFTGGAVLGDRVRMRDLSGDDGVFIRSMASRGSVGGIAQTTAAFAQVFDAAGYEIVIVETVGAGQSEVDIARLAHTTVVVEAPGLGDDIQAIKAGILEIADVLVINKADRPGVEHTERALRSMLALAHPTPRVYRHHGQAMTVMVPAGSKNLPALEPDSSAAQSDSAIWIPPINKTVATEGKGIAEVAEAIAKHAEHLRITGDWASRDRARLRSELETALQEALMSRFFKNIQNKTYNEVVEQVVERTLSPHEAVKKLLNGNSKQEKV, translated from the coding sequence ATGACAAATGCGATAACATTAATCCTCGAAGGCAACCGCCTCGCGTTGGCGCGACTGCTCACGCAGGTGGAAAATGATTCGCCCGAGGGACGCGCCGCGCTTGCGGAACTGTTTCCGCACACCGGCAAGGCGCATCTCATTGGAGTGACCGGCGCGCCGGGGACGGGGAAATCCTCGCTCGTCAATCAACTCGCATTGCACTATCGCAAAACGGACGCTTCGCGTAAAAAAGTCGCGGTCATCGCAGTGGACCCGTCGAGCCCGTTCACGGGCGGAGCGGTGCTGGGAGACCGCGTGCGTATGCGCGATCTCTCCGGCGATGACGGCGTGTTCATCCGCTCGATGGCTTCGCGCGGTTCGGTCGGCGGAATCGCGCAGACGACCGCCGCATTCGCGCAGGTCTTCGATGCGGCTGGCTATGAGATCGTCATCGTCGAAACCGTCGGCGCGGGGCAAAGCGAAGTGGATATTGCAAGACTCGCGCACACCACTGTTGTTGTCGAAGCGCCGGGCTTGGGCGACGATATCCAAGCCATCAAAGCGGGAATTTTAGAAATCGCCGATGTGCTTGTCATCAACAAAGCGGATCGCCCCGGCGTGGAGCATACGGAACGCGCGCTTCGTTCCATGCTTGCGCTTGCTCACCCAACCCCGCGCGTCTATCGCCATCACGGACAGGCAATGACGGTTATGGTTCCAGCCGGGTCGAAAAATCTCCCAGCCCTCGAGCCAGACTCTTCTGCGGCTCAAAGTGACTCGGCGATTTGGATTCCCCCCATCAACAAAACGGTTGCGACCGAGGGCAAGGGAATCGCGGAGGTTGCCGAAGCGATTGCGAAGCACGCCGAGCATCTCCGCATCACCGGCGATTGGGCTTCCCGCGACCGCGCCAGGTTGAGGTCCGAGTTGGAAACGGCTTTGCAGGAGGCGTTGATGAGTCGCTTTTTCAAGAATATCCAAAACAAAACATATAATGAAGTCGTCGAACAAGTCGTCGAACGAACTCTATCACCGCATGAGGCGGTGAAGAAATTATTGAACGGAAACTCAAAGCAGGAGAAGGTATGA
- the mutM gene encoding bifunctional DNA-formamidopyrimidine glycosylase/DNA-(apurinic or apyrimidinic site) lyase: MPELPEVETIARKLRPELVGRTILSADLRWARTLATPSPKQFAQQIKGQKILAVGRRAKYFILHLSTFQLLIHLRMSGDLHIKDSAKQAEKHDRLIIKLSDNKSLSFNDTRKFGRVWLLADPAELLNTLGPEPLSKDFTPQWLHAALHKRHRHLKPLLLDQTFLAGLGNIYTDEALNIAKIHPRRESSSVTAKQAERLHDAIREVLSEGIRRNGASIDWVYRGGEFQNYFRVYDREGKPCKNCGAKIKRVTVGQRGTHYCPNCQRLK; encoded by the coding sequence ATGCCCGAACTTCCCGAAGTTGAAACCATCGCTCGAAAACTAAGACCTGAACTCGTCGGGAGGACGATCCTCTCCGCCGACCTGCGCTGGGCGCGAACGCTTGCAACCCCCTCTCCGAAACAATTCGCCCAACAGATCAAAGGGCAGAAAATTCTAGCGGTTGGCAGGCGCGCAAAATACTTCATCCTTCATCTTTCCACTTTTCAACTCCTCATCCACCTCCGCATGAGCGGCGACCTTCATATTAAAGACAGTGCAAAACAAGCCGAGAAACACGACCGACTTATAATTAAACTATCTGACAACAAGTCGCTGTCATTCAACGACACAAGAAAGTTCGGGCGCGTCTGGCTCCTGGCAGACCCGGCGGAACTCCTCAACACACTCGGTCCCGAACCCCTCAGCAAAGACTTCACGCCGCAGTGGCTCCACGCGGCGCTACATAAAAGACATCGCCACCTCAAACCGCTCCTGCTCGACCAAACCTTCCTCGCCGGGCTGGGCAACATCTACACCGACGAAGCCTTGAACATCGCAAAGATTCATCCGAGGCGCGAGTCAAGTTCAGTCACGGCGAAACAGGCTGAACGTCTGCATGACGCGATCCGCGAGGTGTTGAGCGAGGGCATCCGCCGCAACGGCGCATCCATTGATTGGGTCTATCGCGGCGGAGAATTTCAAAATTATTTTCGAGTGTACGACCGCGAAGGAAAGCCGTGCAAAAACTGCGGCGCGAAGATTAAACGCGTCACAGTTGGTCAACGCGGCACACATTATTGCCCGAATTGTCAAAGGTTAAAGTAG
- a CDS encoding universal stress protein: MKSEFLIVTNGFKGTWSAIEYGAALASSMRMKATLLGVTEELNPAAIDDHHPLEDIFAQAVELFQRLGVEYTLEIRNGVSERIIPQVANRGDFITVVSPLGRPQLKRWLTGRSIRLLMEQIHNPIMYVPQARLPVKKLLITVGGLGYGEAAENIAVQVAQANHAEVTILYVVPPTDLDYPSTRNVQTHVNDLAETDTLPGRSLKKALEIAQGAGLNATAKARQGIIVEEILAEIKEGAYDLVCMGSAYSANTLRQYYAPNVTAEVADSSPCPVLTARFTRRT; encoded by the coding sequence ATGAAATCCGAATTTCTCATCGTAACGAACGGCTTCAAAGGGACATGGTCTGCCATTGAATATGGCGCGGCGCTCGCCTCATCCATGCGAATGAAGGCCACGCTTCTCGGCGTGACCGAGGAACTGAACCCTGCGGCGATAGACGATCATCATCCGCTGGAGGATATCTTCGCGCAAGCCGTGGAGTTGTTTCAAAGGTTGGGAGTGGAGTATACCCTTGAGATTCGTAACGGCGTATCCGAGCGCATCATCCCCCAGGTTGCTAACCGCGGAGATTTCATCACGGTGGTCAGCCCATTGGGAAGACCGCAACTCAAGCGCTGGCTCACGGGTCGCTCTATTCGATTGTTGATGGAGCAGATTCATAACCCGATCATGTACGTGCCGCAAGCGCGCTTGCCGGTGAAAAAATTATTGATCACCGTGGGCGGGCTGGGATATGGCGAAGCCGCGGAGAACATCGCTGTTCAAGTTGCGCAAGCCAACCATGCGGAGGTCACAATCCTGTATGTGGTTCCGCCCACCGATTTGGATTATCCCAGCACGCGCAATGTGCAAACGCATGTCAACGACCTGGCAGAAACCGACACCTTGCCGGGGCGCAGTCTCAAAAAAGCATTGGAGATCGCGCAAGGAGCGGGCTTAAACGCAACAGCCAAAGCGCGGCAGGGAATTATTGTGGAGGAAATTCTGGCTGAGATTAAAGAGGGCGCGTACGATCTTGTTTGCATGGGGTCGGCGTACAGCGCGAATACCTTGCGGCAATATTATGCCCCCAATGTTACCGCCGAGGTGGCAGACTCGTCGCCTTGTCCGGTATTAACCGCGCGGTTCACGCGGCGAACCTGA
- a CDS encoding chromate transporter, with protein MNETKVSVWLRLLWMFLKVNVLSPSGPASVGFLYEEAVGKIMTEERFVEAVGFSNVLPGSEALKLAMFVGFAAGGIPGMFAALLGAILPPTVLMLIVASLLQRFQQESWLVSFVAGMSPAVAALIVVVAWELFRAGSKKKIDRRVILIALLSAIAFWFEIPSPFVLLGAGILGVILFGRRGFK; from the coding sequence ATGAACGAAACAAAAGTATCCGTCTGGCTTCGTTTGTTATGGATGTTCCTCAAGGTGAACGTGCTCTCGCCGTCCGGTCCCGCATCGGTGGGGTTTTTATACGAGGAAGCGGTGGGCAAGATCATGACCGAGGAGCGATTTGTCGAGGCGGTGGGTTTCTCGAATGTGTTGCCCGGTAGCGAGGCATTGAAACTTGCCATGTTCGTCGGTTTTGCCGCGGGGGGAATCCCCGGCATGTTTGCGGCTCTGCTCGGCGCGATCCTGCCGCCCACGGTGTTGATGTTGATCGTTGCATCGTTGTTACAGCGTTTTCAACAAGAGAGTTGGCTTGTTAGTTTTGTGGCAGGGATGAGTCCCGCTGTCGCCGCGTTGATCGTGGTGGTGGCGTGGGAATTGTTCCGCGCGGGTTCGAAGAAAAAAATAGACCGCCGCGTGATCCTGATCGCGCTTCTCAGCGCGATCGCATTCTGGTTTGAAATTCCATCGCCGTTCGTTTTGCTTGGGGCGGGCATCCTCGGCGTTATCCTGTTTGGCAGGCGAGGCTTCAAATGA
- a CDS encoding chromate transporter has translation MDQLLELFWIFLKVNLLSTSGPASVGLLYHEVVGKLVTEGQFVQAVGLSSVLPGSDALQLAMYVGYAVAGIPGGFVALLASILPPTLIILGVTMILHRLRREAWLSSFIEGLTPAISVLMLFVAWKIFEKGGSTGWEGWAIGIVSLIAMFLNAPARIVVVLAGLIGVFLLR, from the coding sequence TTGGATCAACTTCTTGAACTCTTCTGGATATTTCTCAAAGTAAACCTGCTTAGCACATCGGGTCCCGCCTCCGTTGGTTTGTTGTATCACGAGGTTGTCGGCAAGCTGGTCACGGAGGGACAATTTGTGCAGGCGGTGGGGTTATCGTCCGTGTTGCCGGGGAGCGACGCGCTTCAATTGGCGATGTATGTCGGCTATGCCGTGGCAGGCATTCCCGGTGGATTTGTCGCTCTGCTCGCATCCATTTTGCCGCCGACGCTCATCATCCTCGGTGTGACGATGATCCTGCACCGTCTGCGGCGCGAGGCGTGGTTGAGCAGTTTCATCGAGGGACTCACCCCCGCCATTTCGGTATTGATGCTCTTCGTGGCATGGAAAATTTTTGAAAAGGGCGGTTCCACCGGATGGGAAGGCTGGGCAATCGGCATCGTCAGTCTGATCGCCATGTTTCTTAACGCCCCCGCGCGTATTGTTGTCGTGCTGGCGGGTTTGATCGGGGTCTTTCTCTTGCGATGA
- a CDS encoding aspartate ammonia-lyase encodes MSSNNFRKEKDSLGELNVPADALYGVQTQRAVENFPISGLRPWRAFIWSIAAVKRAAALVNFELGLFNDREVDGKKFTAKQLADSVAQAATEVMGGKWDSQFVVEPFQAGAGTSHNMNANEVIANRATQILGGELGKYYVHPNDHVNMAQSTNDTIPTSIRLGALWRVDELLTALKNLQSALEAKAKEFDSVVKSGRTHLQDAVPVRLGQEFSAYAKAIERDAERVRRSAEGLRRLGIGGTAVGSGLNAHPEYHARMVKKLSEITGLELQTSDNLFESMQSMADAADFSSSLRTLALTLIRIANDFRLLSSGPSTGFDEIRLPAVQPGSSIMPGKVNPVLAEMLDQAMFHVVGCDTTVAMAAQAGQLELNVMMPIIAHNLFEMMQVVIGSVNAFTERAVKGVTANREKAEGWLAKNAIIVTALNPIIGYSQGAALVKEAMSLNASIKELAIEKAKAGTLKHRDEDRPVKPEEIESALSDLRRLTEGGIVGGVSGGG; translated from the coding sequence ATGTCTTCAAACAATTTTCGCAAAGAAAAAGATTCGCTCGGTGAACTCAATGTCCCAGCCGACGCGCTCTACGGCGTGCAAACCCAACGCGCGGTGGAGAACTTCCCCATCAGCGGACTGCGCCCGTGGCGGGCGTTCATCTGGTCTATCGCGGCGGTCAAACGCGCGGCGGCGTTGGTGAATTTCGAACTTGGATTATTCAACGACCGCGAAGTGGACGGAAAAAAGTTCACCGCGAAACAGTTGGCAGACTCTGTCGCGCAAGCCGCTACCGAAGTGATGGGCGGCAAATGGGATTCGCAATTCGTCGTCGAACCATTTCAGGCGGGCGCGGGGACGAGTCATAACATGAACGCGAATGAGGTCATTGCAAATCGCGCCACGCAGATCCTCGGCGGCGAGCTTGGAAAGTATTATGTTCATCCGAACGATCATGTCAACATGGCGCAGTCCACGAACGATACGATCCCCACGTCGATTCGATTGGGCGCGTTGTGGCGCGTGGATGAATTGTTGACTGCGTTGAAAAATTTACAGTCCGCGTTGGAGGCGAAGGCGAAGGAGTTTGATTCGGTCGTCAAATCGGGTCGCACGCATTTGCAGGATGCCGTGCCGGTGAGATTGGGTCAGGAATTTTCCGCTTATGCCAAAGCCATCGAACGCGACGCGGAACGGGTGCGCCGGTCTGCCGAGGGGTTGCGCAGGCTGGGGATTGGCGGCACAGCCGTCGGATCCGGGTTGAACGCTCATCCCGAGTATCACGCGCGCATGGTGAAGAAATTATCCGAGATCACCGGGCTTGAGTTGCAGACATCCGATAATTTATTTGAATCCATGCAATCGATGGCGGACGCGGCGGACTTTTCATCGTCCCTGCGGACACTCGCCTTGACTTTGATCCGCATCGCCAACGACTTCCGCCTCTTATCCTCTGGACCTTCAACCGGGTTCGATGAAATCAGATTACCCGCCGTTCAGCCGGGTTCGTCCATCATGCCGGGGAAAGTGAATCCCGTGCTGGCTGAGATGTTGGATCAGGCGATGTTCCATGTGGTGGGATGCGACACGACCGTGGCGATGGCGGCGCAGGCGGGACAACTCGAATTGAATGTGATGATGCCGATCATCGCGCACAATTTATTCGAGATGATGCAAGTGGTCATCGGCTCGGTGAACGCGTTCACCGAACGCGCGGTGAAAGGCGTGACCGCCAACCGTGAAAAAGCGGAGGGCTGGCTGGCGAAGAACGCGATCATCGTCACCGCGTTGAATCCCATCATCGGGTATTCACAAGGCGCGGCATTGGTGAAAGAGGCGATGTCGTTGAATGCTTCGATCAAAGAACTCGCTATCGAGAAAGCGAAGGCTGGCACATTGAAACACCGCGACGAGGATAGACCTGTGAAGCCTGAGGAGATCGAGTCGGCGTTGAGTGATTTGCGTAGGTTGACGGAGGGTGGAATTGTGGGAGGCGTGAGCGGCGGAGGATAA
- a CDS encoding DUF3592 domain-containing protein: MDFSQLLVALFTLLIGGGILVFTGNILLKAKGRAEWLETTGEIIDSGINEVKREEETMYFPAIRYRYKVNLVEYESTRIQIGDPPYAGSLLHTKSIIKKYPLHERVTVYYNPEDHQESVLNKSAPASGMILLILLGISIVLCGMLLLIGFLVQAGIFEAFDPNTFKLKF, encoded by the coding sequence ATGGACTTTAGTCAATTACTTGTCGCCCTCTTCACCCTCTTGATCGGGGGAGGTATCCTTGTGTTTACCGGCAACATACTTTTGAAAGCGAAAGGAAGAGCGGAGTGGCTCGAAACTACAGGAGAAATTATCGATTCGGGGATCAACGAGGTTAAAAGAGAGGAGGAGACAATGTACTTCCCCGCTATTCGTTATCGGTATAAGGTTAATCTCGTTGAATACGAGTCAACCAGAATTCAAATTGGCGATCCTCCTTATGCGGGGTCGCTGCTCCATACCAAGTCGATCATCAAAAAATATCCATTACACGAGCGGGTAACTGTCTATTACAACCCCGAAGACCATCAAGAATCTGTGTTGAACAAAAGCGCGCCAGCCAGCGGAATGATTTTATTGATTCTTTTGGGGATTTCCATCGTGTTATGCGGAATGCTTCTTTTAATTGGATTTCTGGTCCAGGCAGGCATTTTCGAAGCCTTTGATCCAAACACTTTCAAATTGAAATTTTAG
- a CDS encoding GNAT family N-acetyltransferase translates to MAIIILVKFGQMLKAEGRRMNFKLHAGFSEIESQTWNALVEQSIADTPFSRYEYLSEWWKTLGGGEWKQAELILVSATENDQLIGIAPLFIADYENQRALLLIGSIEVSDYLDLIVRKGDLPRFLSGLLDFLASPHGEAWSVLDWYNLPDDSPTLAALQAESESRGWTHHQEVYRPTPRIALNGSFDEYLEGIDKKQRHEMRRKMRRAAESGRVNFYIVDKNADIEPELDSFFRLMVQDPNKATFLHPAMREHMTATLRAAHNGGYLWLAFLEVDGVKAASTLCFDYKNKLWGYNSGVSFDFKEVSPGWVIMAYDIQWCCDNGRYEFDFMRGDEEYKYRMGGVNRFVMRARAVR, encoded by the coding sequence ATGGCTATCATTATACTGGTAAAATTTGGACAAATGCTGAAGGCGGAAGGACGAAGGATGAATTTTAAGTTACACGCGGGCTTTTCTGAAATTGAATCACAAACATGGAACGCGCTTGTCGAACAGAGCATCGCCGACACCCCGTTCTCGCGTTACGAATATCTCAGCGAATGGTGGAAGACCCTCGGCGGCGGCGAGTGGAAGCAAGCCGAATTGATTCTCGTCTCCGCCACAGAAAACGATCAACTCATCGGCATCGCCCCGCTCTTCATCGCTGACTATGAAAATCAACGCGCGCTTCTCCTCATCGGAAGCATCGAAGTTTCCGATTATTTGGATTTGATCGTGCGCAAAGGGGATCTGCCGCGCTTCCTTTCCGGCCTGCTGGACTTTCTCGCTTCACCCCACGGGGAGGCTTGGTCCGTCCTAGACTGGTACAACCTCCCCGACGATTCTCCCACCCTCGCCGCTCTCCAAGCGGAATCCGAATCACGCGGCTGGACGCATCATCAAGAAGTGTATCGTCCCACCCCGCGCATCGCATTGAACGGCTCCTTCGATGAATATCTCGAGGGCATTGACAAAAAGCAACGCCACGAGATGCGCCGCAAGATGCGCCGCGCCGCCGAAAGCGGACGCGTCAACTTTTATATTGTAGATAAAAACGCCGACATCGAACCTGAACTGGACTCATTCTTTCGTCTCATGGTGCAAGACCCCAACAAAGCGACCTTCCTGCATCCCGCCATGCGCGAACACATGACCGCCACCCTCCGCGCCGCGCACAATGGCGGATATCTCTGGCTCGCCTTCCTTGAAGTGGACGGCGTCAAAGCCGCATCCACTCTTTGCTTCGATTACAAGAATAAACTGTGGGGTTATAACTCCGGCGTGAGTTTCGACTTCAAAGAAGTGTCCCCCGGCTGGGTCATCATGGCATACGATATTCAATGGTGTTGCGACAACGGTCGCTACGAATTCGATTTCATGCGCGGCGATGAGGAATATAAATATCGGATGGGCGGCGTGAATCGATTCGTGATGAGGGCGAGGGCGGTCAGGTAA
- a CDS encoding SpoIIE family protein phosphatase has product MALEILERIETSLVEKRQAVTEFLETASDAEREVCLYEDDHCVQDHLHVIESSLEKFENHTLGVCEICHGYVEPSRLAMDYTASICLDHYSEAEMRRLESELELSQIVQRALLPQNAPVISGVEVAAFSRPADIIGGDYFDFFHFRDGAHGLVIADVSGHGVSAGMLMSSLQTALRTMAPDTDSPAEILERINRFYIHNVNFTTFVTVFLARFDPVSLELTYVNAGHNPPAVHRGGSNEILWLKPTAPAIGLAEFFRPRIESVKLSKGDSLLLYTDGVTEVVDTTGNEQFGHSRLADLLAQHAHLAAPDILQTVYRGASAFGNHRSLADDVTMVALKVSS; this is encoded by the coding sequence ATGGCGCTCGAAATTCTTGAACGGATCGAAACCAGCCTGGTCGAAAAGCGGCAAGCGGTGACGGAGTTCCTTGAAACGGCTTCGGATGCCGAGAGGGAGGTCTGCCTGTATGAGGACGATCATTGCGTGCAGGATCATTTGCATGTGATCGAATCAAGCCTCGAGAAGTTTGAAAACCACACGCTCGGGGTGTGCGAAATTTGTCATGGCTACGTGGAGCCGAGCCGACTCGCGATGGATTACACCGCGTCTATTTGCTTGGACCATTATTCCGAAGCCGAGATGCGGCGGCTGGAATCGGAGTTGGAGTTGTCGCAGATCGTCCAGCGCGCGTTGTTGCCCCAAAACGCGCCGGTCATCTCAGGCGTGGAAGTCGCCGCGTTCAGCCGTCCTGCCGATATCATCGGCGGCGATTATTTCGACTTTTTCCATTTCCGCGACGGCGCTCATGGGTTGGTGATCGCCGACGTGAGCGGGCACGGCGTTTCGGCAGGGATGCTGATGAGCAGTTTGCAAACCGCCCTGCGGACGATGGCTCCCGACACCGATTCGCCCGCCGAGATATTGGAACGCATCAATCGCTTTTACATCCACAACGTCAACTTCACTACGTTCGTCACGGTCTTTCTCGCGCGCTTCGATCCTGTCAGCCTTGAGTTGACGTACGTGAACGCCGGACATAATCCGCCGGCAGTTCATCGCGGCGGGAGCAATGAAATCCTTTGGTTGAAACCAACCGCGCCCGCGATCGGCTTGGCGGAATTTTTCCGTCCGCGCATTGAATCGGTGAAGCTTTCAAAAGGCGATTCGCTTCTGCTCTACACCGACGGCGTGACCGAAGTTGTGGACACGACTGGAAATGAGCAATTTGGCCATAGCCGCCTTGCCGACCTGCTTGCGCAACACGCGCATTTGGCTGCGCCTGATATTCTTCAAACTGTATATCGAGGAGCAAGCGCGTTTGGAAATCACAGATCGCTGGCAGACGATGTGACGATGGTGGCTTTGAAGGTTTCGAGTTAA